A region from the Halobellus litoreus genome encodes:
- a CDS encoding xanthine dehydrogenase family protein molybdopterin-binding subunit, translating to MSNHNYVGNDFEVPDGRAKVTGEAKYADDYQFDNLLHAKTVKSPYAHARARSIDTSEAESMSGVQAVITHEDVPDSAIGQPALAEEPLTFGYPVAAVAANDEYTAAAAVEAIDVEWEVLDHVVDPVETLKPGSPNARPEGNVPTGEAAGESAEGQGGGEAAADTIKWSDADFSGDFPENPGEFTMEWNWGEVSEGFENADTVYEDTVKAQPQPTNPMEPRSTVAEWGADGHVTIWGSSQSISLTHTGVAGMIGKPPTEVTFICNFAGGGFGSKGTAYPQMAVPAFLSREVNRPVKIRGTRREEFHWGNGRATFVAKTRVGLDSDGTITALEIDAVGDAGAYSSDALSTLSSGFNSLTQCWQPETLRFRGIGVFTNTPKRWPQRGPGQNQAALAVAQVMDEAAKQAGLDPLDVVLQNAPENRDPAGAERLPMTSAYLGEAYELAADAIDYEEKRSRSGTREGSKVYGVGMASASHQSGYIGFDGLIVVHTDGTVEVRQGAGNLGTESFAAVARMAADTMNADWEDVEVSWGSSDKSSFTLGQFSSNTTFTEGLANVKAAETAVQYLKELAAAELGGSADAYNVENHEVVHGESGQSITFAEAAQAAVEAGGKYSAEEIPQQYQESLVPLTIAAASDAVGQGLVAFGKSTGEDLDGFVTSFAGAIAEVSVDLETGKITVEEMANYNDSGTVVHPESFEAQIEGGAIQGIGYTLYEQYRHDDGTGIPVNTDLYKSKPPSIHDYVAGDLHVGAVGEPDPFGPYGAKGVGEPPYGAASGAVAAAVKDALGTTFNEFPVTPDKVLEKVRAGEVDI from the coding sequence GGTCCCGGACGGCCGGGCGAAGGTGACCGGTGAGGCAAAGTACGCCGACGACTACCAGTTCGACAACCTTCTGCACGCGAAGACCGTCAAGAGCCCGTACGCACACGCGAGAGCGCGGAGCATCGACACTTCCGAAGCGGAGTCGATGTCGGGCGTGCAGGCGGTCATCACCCACGAAGACGTCCCGGACTCGGCCATCGGACAACCGGCGCTCGCCGAAGAGCCGCTGACGTTCGGGTATCCGGTCGCCGCGGTGGCCGCCAACGACGAGTACACCGCGGCCGCGGCCGTCGAAGCTATCGACGTCGAGTGGGAGGTCCTCGACCACGTCGTCGACCCCGTCGAGACGCTCAAACCGGGCAGTCCGAACGCCCGGCCGGAAGGCAACGTCCCCACGGGCGAAGCCGCCGGCGAGAGCGCCGAGGGCCAGGGCGGCGGCGAGGCCGCGGCGGACACGATCAAGTGGAGCGACGCCGACTTCAGCGGCGACTTTCCCGAGAACCCCGGCGAGTTCACGATGGAGTGGAACTGGGGCGAGGTCTCGGAAGGGTTCGAGAACGCCGACACGGTCTACGAGGACACGGTCAAGGCCCAACCGCAACCCACGAACCCGATGGAACCGCGTTCGACCGTCGCCGAGTGGGGCGCGGACGGCCACGTCACCATCTGGGGGTCCAGTCAGAGTATCAGCCTGACGCACACGGGCGTCGCGGGGATGATCGGCAAACCGCCGACGGAAGTCACGTTCATCTGCAACTTCGCCGGGGGCGGGTTCGGATCGAAGGGGACCGCCTACCCGCAGATGGCCGTGCCGGCGTTCCTCTCCCGAGAGGTAAATCGACCGGTCAAGATCCGCGGCACCCGGCGCGAGGAGTTCCACTGGGGGAACGGCCGCGCGACCTTCGTCGCGAAAACGCGAGTCGGACTCGACTCCGACGGGACGATCACGGCGCTCGAAATCGACGCGGTCGGCGACGCCGGCGCGTACTCCTCGGACGCGCTGTCGACGCTCAGTTCAGGGTTCAACTCGCTGACGCAGTGCTGGCAGCCCGAGACGCTTCGGTTCCGCGGGATCGGCGTGTTCACCAACACGCCCAAGCGGTGGCCACAACGCGGCCCCGGACAGAACCAGGCGGCGCTGGCGGTCGCGCAGGTGATGGACGAGGCGGCCAAGCAGGCGGGATTGGACCCGCTGGACGTCGTGCTGCAGAACGCCCCGGAGAACCGGGATCCCGCGGGTGCAGAGCGGCTCCCGATGACCAGCGCGTATCTCGGCGAGGCCTACGAACTGGCCGCCGACGCGATCGATTACGAGGAGAAGCGATCCCGCTCGGGAACCAGAGAGGGTTCGAAGGTGTACGGCGTCGGGATGGCGTCGGCGTCGCACCAGTCGGGGTACATCGGGTTCGACGGCCTCATTGTCGTCCACACCGACGGCACCGTCGAAGTGCGTCAGGGTGCCGGCAACCTCGGCACGGAGAGTTTCGCCGCGGTCGCGCGGATGGCCGCGGACACGATGAACGCCGACTGGGAGGACGTCGAGGTCTCCTGGGGGAGCAGCGACAAGTCCTCGTTCACGCTGGGGCAGTTCTCGTCGAACACGACGTTCACCGAGGGACTGGCCAACGTGAAGGCCGCCGAAACGGCCGTGCAGTACCTCAAGGAGCTGGCGGCCGCCGAACTCGGCGGCTCGGCGGACGCCTACAACGTGGAGAACCACGAGGTCGTCCACGGGGAGTCCGGGCAGTCCATCACGTTCGCCGAGGCCGCCCAGGCCGCCGTCGAGGCCGGCGGCAAATACTCGGCCGAGGAGATCCCCCAGCAGTACCAAGAGAGCCTGGTCCCGTTGACGATCGCCGCCGCGAGCGACGCGGTCGGGCAGGGGCTCGTCGCGTTCGGGAAGAGCACGGGCGAGGACCTCGACGGGTTCGTCACCTCCTTCGCAGGGGCCATCGCGGAGGTCTCGGTCGATCTTGAGACCGGCAAGATCACCGTCGAGGAGATGGCCAACTACAACGATTCGGGGACCGTCGTCCACCCCGAAAGCTTCGAGGCGCAGATCGAAGGCGGTGCCATACAGGGGATCGGCTACACGCTCTACGAGCAGTACCGCCACGACGACGGCACCGGGATTCCGGTGAACACGGACCTCTACAAGAGCAAGCCGCCGTCGATACACGACTACGTCGCCGGCGACCTCCACGTCGGCGCCGTCGGGGAACCCGATCCGTTCGGCCCCTACGGCGCCAAGGGCGTGGGCGAACCGCCGTACGGCGCTGCCTCCGGGGCGGTCGCCGCGGCGGTCAAAGACGCCCTGGGAACGACCTTCAACGAGTTCCCCGTCACCCCCGACAAGGTGCTC